The genomic interval TTATATATATTTTTTGTTATCTTTGCGCTTTAAAATCATTTCAACTTAACTTATTAAACTATGAGACTTAAAAAAGAGTTAGAAGAATTAAAGCATCAGATATTTGCAGACCACGATCAGCGGTTTATAGAATCTGTTGTTGAATCCGGAAAATTAAACAATGTACCAAAAGTCGGGGATATTGCCCCTAATTTCACATTACCGGATCAGTTTGGGAATGACATCAATTTATCTGATATCTTAAAAAACGGGCCGGTTGTGGTTTCATTTTACCAGGGTAACTGGTGCCCTTATTGTGGTTTAGAGCTAAAAGCTTTGCAGCGCTCACTGGCAGATTTTCAGAAATTAGGTGCATCATTGGTGGGAATTTCTCCAGATACAATTACATACATTCAAAATTCAGACGAAATAAAACAATATTCATATTCAATCTTATCTGATCATGGAAGCGGGATATTAACCATTTATGGCCTGCGATTCGATATGCCTGATGAGGCTGTTACTGCGCTTAAAGGATTTGGAATAAATATTAAAGATGCCCAGGGAGAAAGTGAAGATGATGCTTACAATTTGCCTGTTCCTGCAACCTTTGTTGTTAATACAAATGGAGAGATGGTCTATGCTTTTGTAGATGCTGATTTTACCAAAAGAGCCGAACCCTCAGAAATTATAGCCTGCCTGATGTCTGTTGTACAGTAGATACTTTAAAGAGTAAACATACTCCCGATATCACCCTACGGGTGATTACCCGATAGGGTGACATCGGGATTGTCGATAATTTTTAGACAGGTAGATAATTGTGTTCATGTGTTCACGCCTGCGTGCCGAAACACTTCTCAGCCCAAACTATGGCGTGCAGGCACGTGAGCACATGAACATACGAACACTTATTCTATGGATACTTCCCAAAAACCTTCTGATCAATCACATAATCCCGAAGCAAGGCTCAGGCAGCTTACAGTTTCCCTGGAACAATCAGAGCAGAAGATCAAAGAGCTTTTGGCATCAAATCAGGAGTTGGAAAATAAATTGGCAGAAACAAATAAGAATTCATGGAATGGAACATGGGAAATGGATCTTAAAACTCAGCAGGTAAGCTGGTCTGAAGGAATTTATCACATTCTCGGTATCCGAAAAAATATAAACCCGGATATGAAGCTTTACAAAGAGATGATAGATGATGTTTCTGTTGAAAAATTAGATGGCGCTGTGAGGAAAGTATTTATTACAGGAGAAGATTATTCCTTTGAACATACGCTTGTAACAGAAAAAAATAAGAAGCTCATCATCAAAACAGACCTCAAGCTAATAAAGGATGAAAATAATAAGCCTGCAAAACTGCTGGGCATCATTCAGGATATTACCTCTGAAAAAAATGCAAGGCAGGAACTGGAAAAGCTCTCACTTATAGCATCCAAAACCTCCAATGCTGTTGTCATTATGAATACAGATACGCAAATAGAATGGATCAATGATGGATTTATAAGGATGACCGGCTACCGGTTTGATGAAATTCAAAATAAAGAATTTAACCTGTTATTTACAGATAAAGATTGTGATGTGTGTTCAAAAGAAGCATTGGAAAAAGAATTAACAATGAACCATTCTTATGAAAAAGAGATACAGATCAATACCAAACACGGAAAAACACTTTGTACAGTATTTAACATTACACCTATATTGAATTATACACTGGAGCCTGTCAATTATATTGCAATTATAACAAACATCACCAAAAGAAAAGAAGCCGAAGAAAAGCTCTTTCAGGCTAATAAAGAGATCACTGACAGCATCAATTATGCAAAACGGATACAAAGCGCTATCATTCCCTCTGTTGATGAAATTAAAAAATACTTTCCCGACTCTTTTGTGCTGTTCAAACCAAAAGATATTGTCAGCGGAGACTTCTATTGGTTTGGTAAAATAGGAGATAAAGTAATCATAGCTTCAGCAGACTGTACTGGACACGGTGTGCCGGGTGCGTTCATGTCTATGATAGGCAACAGCTTATTAAATGAGATAATCATAGGGAAGGGAATAACAGAAGCGGACACAATATTGATTGAATTGAGAAAATCAATTATCAAAACTTTGGGACAAACGGGAAAAGAGGATGAAGCAAGAGACGGTATGGACATAGCGCTATGTGTGATAGCCCCCCTAAATCCCCCCGGAGGGGGGACTTTGCCACCCCTTTATCCCACCGGGATGGGGAAGGGAGGGAAAGTCCCCCCTCCGGGGGGATTTAGGGGGGCTGGGGTAGGGGGGCTTTTAGAATTTTCCGGTGCAAATAACCCGCTTTATATTGTCAGAAAAGGTATTGCCAATTTAAACATTACAAACACCGGCAATATAGAATACTACGGAGAAGATTTGGTGGCATTGAAACCAGACAAACAGTCAATAGGATACGAACAAGGAAAGGGCGGCAACTTTACCAAACATCAGATACAATTACAAAAAGGAGATGTTATATACATTTTTTCAGATGGATATGCAGACCAATTGGGTGGAGACCACTGCAAGAAGTTCGGCTACAACCGTTTCAGGCAACTTTTAACAGACATCAGTGATAAAAATATGGAAGAGCAGAAACAAATTCTTGATAAAAACATAGAAGCCTGGAAAGACCATATAGATCCCTATAACAATAAGCCTCTTGAGCAGATGGATGATATTTTGGTGATGGGGATGAGGATCGGACAATAAAATGATGAATTACGAATGACGAATTAAAGAAACAGAAAAAATGCAAAATCTTGAATTAAAAGCAACATTTAAAACACCAGGTGTGTTTTTCGATGCGAAGAAAGGTACACTTGAAATTGAAGGCAGGCTGATACCTGATGATGCGAAAGCTTTTTTCAAAATTTTATTTGATTGGATAGATCAATATTGTGAAAATCCTGCAACAAAAACGGTTGTAAAATTATATTTTGAATTCCTTAACACAGCTTCAAAAAGATCCATAATGGATATTCTAAGGAAATTAGAAAAATTATACAAAAAAGGCAATGATGTTAAGGCGCTGTGGCAATATGATGAAGATGATATAGATTCAATGGAAGAAGGCCATGATTTCGGTAGTATTTTAAGCATACCATTTGAAGTTATAAAAATTGAATAGGTATAAAAAGATAGTTGTTGAAGAAAAATTAAGCAGTTATAAGTTCTTTCCGTAAATTGGGAAGCTCTTTTAAGGATTTTAAACGGCTATATCTGCTTTGCATATTAAGCCAAAATTCGGCATCTATCCCTAATGCATGTTCTAATTTAATAGCAATTTCAGGAGTTATATTCCTTTCACAATTAACAATCTGGCTAACCTGCGATTTTGTTAATTTTGCTTTTCTTGCTAACTCAATTTGAAACATTTTCCGGGCTTCCAACTCATCTTTTAAAATTTCTCCCGGATGAGTTAGGTGATTTGGGATCATATCATTTGCATATTTACTCATAGTGTTTAGAGATTTCATTAATAAGTAAAACTGTAATTATCGCTTTTTGTTCCTCTGATTTTATTTGTTCAAATATTAAACGGTATTGTTTATTTAACTTTATTGAATATTCACCTTTTCTATCACCTTTTAGCTTTTCAAAATGAAGTCCTTTATGTTGTCTTAATTTACTGATATTATTAATTTCTATTAAAATATCAATCTTCTTTTTATATTGTTTAATTAGTTCAATAGGAAATTCCGGCTTTCTTCCTATCTCAGTTCCATACTCATAAAGTTCTTGAAGATAATATGTTTTAAATTTTACTTTCAAGTTTTATTTACGAAAAGGTATAAAAAATGTTCGCAATATTGTGAACATTTTTTTCATTTCATTTGAATTATCTTTTTTTAATCCTCTCAATCTCCCCAAGATACTTTTTCGCAAGCATGTTCCTGTCAAAATATTTTCTGGCATAGCGATAACCATTCATTCCCTGTTCTTTAATTTTTTCTTTATTGTCCATGCAGTACAATACTTTGTCGGCAAAATCTTTTGGATTTTCCGGTTCAATATAAACTCCACAATCAGCTTCCTCTACCAACTCTCTTGAAACGCCATCTATAGCCATCAGTACAGGTTTTTGACAGCTCATGTAGTCGAAGGTCTTATTGGAGTAAACGGCTTTAAATGCTTCTGCTTTTTTTAATATAGAAATACCCATATCTGAAGCCAAAATGTATTTAAAAATTTCTGATTTTGGCACGGGGTCCAGGAACAATACATTTTGTAATTCCAGTGCCTTTTCTTTTAACATTTTTTTTTGCATGCCGTCACCGATCAACAGCATTAATACATTGGTTTCTATTAATAATTCAGCAGCTTCTATCATCGAAATTAAGTGGTTGGCAACACCATGTGCTCCTACGTAAATTATCACAAACTTGTCATCAAATCCTTGCTCTTTGCGAAATTTTTTAACATCAAAGCGTGAAGCCCTGCCGGTAGAGACGCCCAATTTGGTCGTCTCTACCGGCGGGGCTTCACGCTCTGCGCTCTGTTCTCTGCGCTCTACAGGTGGCAAAGTCCCCCCTTTGGGGAGGACGATGTCCGGTGGACATCGGGCCAGCATTGCGGGAGGCAGGTGGGCTTCTACTAGTGAAAAATCAGCAGCATTGGGTATCATGATCATCTTTTGTGAAGGAACATTCTTTTCCTCAATAAGTTTTATTTGAAAAGCCGGTGTTAAGGCATTAATTAACCTGGAATTTTTATATACAAGTTTTTCAAACCAATATGCAAATCTGATAATGGTTTTATTCTTTAAAACGCCTGTGTCAATGGCTGATTCAGGCCACAGGTCTCTTATTTCAAATACCAATGGAATTCGTTTTAATTTTGATAAAACGAGGCCGGTAATTCCAACAAAAAGGGGTGGGGAGCTTACTAAGACAACACTATATTTTGCCCGTGCATAAAATAAACCGCAAATGACACTTGAAAACACAAAAGAAAAATAGGCCCAAAACCTGCCGGCAAAACTTTTATTATATGATGCTGAAACATGCGATCTGTACAAAGTGATATTTTCATCAAATTTTTCTTTCACGAAGTACTTACCTCTATATTTCTTTCTTTTTTTTCCTGTTGAATAATGTACCATCCCTGCAATTACAGTGACCTTGTGGCCTTCCCGAGCCCAGACTTTGACCATTTCGTTAAATCGTGAGCCGCCTGAATCATCTTTTTCCAAAAAATATTGATGGATTAATAGTATGTGCATAGCACAAATTTAGGAAATTTAATGTAATATTGTGTATCACTAAATAGTGTTTGTCTATAAAGTCGAATGTTTAATATATTATAGTAAAAACATAACTTCGTAAGTTGATTAAAAAGTTGGCAGTCCACAGTCGGCAGTCAGCAATCGGCAAAAAGGCAAAATTGATAAAGTCAGCAGTTGGCAATCGGCAGTCGGCAAAAAGGTAAAAAACAATTGCCGACTGCTCCAGAGTACTCGGGATGGACTGCCGACTGTGGACTGCCGACTGCTGATTGTGGACTGCCGACTGCCGACTGCCGACTGTGGACTGCCGACTTCCGATTGTGGACTGCCGACTGCCGACTGCCAACTGCCGACTTAATGTTGAAACTTTGGATTTTCATTAACGAATATTTTTGACATTATAGACAGACACTAAATAATCAGAAAGATGGTTGTTTTCCCAAACGCAAAGATCAATTTAGGATTGCATATTATTTCAAAACGTGATGATGGATTTCATAACATTGAAACCTGCTTTTATCCGGTTAACTGGACTGATGCGCTGGAAATAATGCCATCTTCGAAATTACAATTATCAATTACGGGTTTGAATATTGCGGATTCTAAATCAAAAAAAGGAACTGATGTAAATTTATGCACTAAAGCCTGGCAATTGCTAAAAAAAAAATATAATATATCGCCTGTTCATATTCATTTGCATAAAGAGATACCTGTTGGTGCCGGGCTGGGAGGTGGTTCAGCAGATGCAGCATTTACCATTAAAACATTGAATGATGTCTTTAATCTTGGTCTTTCATTAAAAAAAATGGAAGCGCATGCCAGCGTGTTAGGGAGCGATTGTGCATTTTTTATTAAGAACACACCAATGTTTGCGAGAGAGAAAGGCGATGTGTTTGAACCGATCAATATTGATCTGAAAGGATATTATTGTGTTCTGATCTATCCCGGCATCTCAATTTCAACATCAAAAGCTTACAGCAGTATTATTCCGACCTGCCTGCCTTCCAATAAGCCAACAAGTGGCAGGCAGGAAATACCTGAAAATCGTATTAAAAAAATTATCACATCAGATATTTACCAGTGGAAAGATGTTCTAAAAAATGATTTTGAAAGGCCGGTTTTTGCTAAATACCCCCAATTGGCTAAAATAAAAGGCAAGCTTTATGATTATGGCGCAATCTATGCGAGTA from Cytophagales bacterium carries:
- a CDS encoding addiction module killer protein — translated: MKVKFKTYYLQELYEYGTEIGRKPEFPIELIKQYKKKIDILIEINNISKLRQHKGLHFEKLKGDRKGEYSIKLNKQYRLIFEQIKSEEQKAIITVLLINEISKHYE
- a CDS encoding AhpC/TSA family protein, with amino-acid sequence MRLKKELEELKHQIFADHDQRFIESVVESGKLNNVPKVGDIAPNFTLPDQFGNDINLSDILKNGPVVVSFYQGNWCPYCGLELKALQRSLADFQKLGASLVGISPDTITYIQNSDEIKQYSYSILSDHGSGILTIYGLRFDMPDEAVTALKGFGINIKDAQGESEDDAYNLPVPATFVVNTNGEMVYAFVDADFTKRAEPSEIIACLMSVVQ
- a CDS encoding PAS domain S-box protein, coding for MDTSQKPSDQSHNPEARLRQLTVSLEQSEQKIKELLASNQELENKLAETNKNSWNGTWEMDLKTQQVSWSEGIYHILGIRKNINPDMKLYKEMIDDVSVEKLDGAVRKVFITGEDYSFEHTLVTEKNKKLIIKTDLKLIKDENNKPAKLLGIIQDITSEKNARQELEKLSLIASKTSNAVVIMNTDTQIEWINDGFIRMTGYRFDEIQNKEFNLLFTDKDCDVCSKEALEKELTMNHSYEKEIQINTKHGKTLCTVFNITPILNYTLEPVNYIAIITNITKRKEAEEKLFQANKEITDSINYAKRIQSAIIPSVDEIKKYFPDSFVLFKPKDIVSGDFYWFGKIGDKVIIASADCTGHGVPGAFMSMIGNSLLNEIIIGKGITEADTILIELRKSIIKTLGQTGKEDEARDGMDIALCVIAPLNPPGGGTLPPLYPTGMGKGGKVPPPGGFRGAGVGGLLEFSGANNPLYIVRKGIANLNITNTGNIEYYGEDLVALKPDKQSIGYEQGKGGNFTKHQIQLQKGDVIYIFSDGYADQLGGDHCKKFGYNRFRQLLTDISDKNMEEQKQILDKNIEAWKDHIDPYNNKPLEQMDDILVMGMRIGQ
- a CDS encoding 4-(cytidine 5'-diphospho)-2-C-methyl-D-erythritol kinase → MVVFPNAKINLGLHIISKRDDGFHNIETCFYPVNWTDALEIMPSSKLQLSITGLNIADSKSKKGTDVNLCTKAWQLLKKKYNISPVHIHLHKEIPVGAGLGGGSADAAFTIKTLNDVFNLGLSLKKMEAHASVLGSDCAFFIKNTPMFAREKGDVFEPINIDLKGYYCVLIYPGISISTSKAYSSIIPTCLPSNKPTSGRQEIPENRIKKIITSDIYQWKDVLKNDFERPVFAKYPQLAKIKGKLYDYGAIYASMSGSGSCVYGIFDGEPDTTNYEFTNYELRITNL
- a CDS encoding glycosyltransferase family 4 protein; its protein translation is MIMIPNAADFSLVEAHLPPAMLARCPPDIVLPKGGTLPPVERREQSAEREAPPVETTKLGVSTGRASRFDVKKFRKEQGFDDKFVIIYVGAHGVANHLISMIEAAELLIETNVLMLLIGDGMQKKMLKEKALELQNVLFLDPVPKSEIFKYILASDMGISILKKAEAFKAVYSNKTFDYMSCQKPVLMAIDGVSRELVEEADCGVYIEPENPKDFADKVLYCMDNKEKIKEQGMNGYRYARKYFDRNMLAKKYLGEIERIKKR
- a CDS encoding DUF1987 domain-containing protein, whose translation is MQNLELKATFKTPGVFFDAKKGTLEIEGRLIPDDAKAFFKILFDWIDQYCENPATKTVVKLYFEFLNTASKRSIMDILRKLEKLYKKGNDVKALWQYDEDDIDSMEEGHDFGSILSIPFEVIKIE
- a CDS encoding HigA family addiction module antidote protein, with amino-acid sequence MKSLNTMSKYANDMIPNHLTHPGEILKDELEARKMFQIELARKAKLTKSQVSQIVNCERNITPEIAIKLEHALGIDAEFWLNMQSRYSRLKSLKELPNLRKELITA